A genomic window from Acidobacteriota bacterium includes:
- a CDS encoding glycosyltransferase produces MKIVHIITGLGTGGANTMLLRLLEEGRRSGLGGRTEVISLTGRGALGDSVEALGIPLHALGAASPASMPLHLPALLRVLRRSRPDLIQGWMVHGNLAASLGALALPRPRPPVLWNIRQSLYDLCWEKRTTALLIRLAARLSRGPRAIIYNSRISAHQHQQRGYAPERSLLLPNGYDTERLKPDAEARAQVRNELGLEEETPLVGLVGRWDPVKDHHGFLQAMARVRQAHSTLHLLLVGAGIDPENDDLARWLAETGLTDRAHLLGERRDISRLTAALDVAVSSSYTEAFSNVVAEAMACGVPCAVTDVGDSALIVGDTGRIVAPRDPEALAAAVSRLLAFSQEERRELGRRARQRIEERYSLAAVTARYDQVYQRILAGESVDQVREALDASVDAPVDAPAGPSEPPAPNSMLPDSDDRSRAETPNNKP; encoded by the coding sequence ATGAAGATCGTCCACATCATCACCGGCCTCGGCACCGGCGGCGCCAACACCATGCTGCTGCGGCTGCTGGAGGAAGGACGCCGCAGCGGGCTGGGGGGCCGGACGGAGGTCATCTCTCTCACCGGCCGCGGAGCCCTGGGAGATTCGGTGGAGGCCCTGGGCATTCCGCTCCACGCCCTCGGCGCCGCATCGCCGGCATCCATGCCTCTGCACCTGCCAGCGCTGTTGCGGGTGCTCCGACGATCCCGGCCGGATCTCATCCAAGGCTGGATGGTCCACGGCAACCTCGCCGCCTCCCTCGGCGCCCTGGCTCTTCCCCGCCCCAGGCCCCCGGTGCTGTGGAATATCCGCCAGAGCCTCTACGACCTGTGCTGGGAGAAGCGCACCACCGCTCTGCTGATCCGCCTCGCCGCCCGCCTCTCCCGAGGCCCCCGGGCCATCATCTATAACTCCCGCATCAGCGCCCACCAGCACCAGCAGCGGGGCTACGCTCCGGAGCGCTCCCTGCTCCTCCCCAACGGCTATGACACCGAGCGCCTGAAGCCCGATGCCGAAGCCCGAGCTCAGGTGCGCAACGAGCTCGGCCTGGAGGAGGAAACACCCCTGGTGGGTCTGGTGGGTCGTTGGGATCCGGTGAAGGACCACCACGGCTTCCTCCAGGCCATGGCCCGCGTGCGCCAGGCGCATTCGACCCTCCATCTCTTGTTGGTGGGCGCCGGCATCGATCCGGAAAATGACGATCTAGCCCGCTGGCTGGCGGAGACGGGCCTCACGGATCGGGCCCACCTGCTGGGCGAGCGCCGGGACATTTCCCGGCTCACCGCGGCCCTGGACGTGGCGGTTTCCTCGTCTTACACCGAGGCCTTCTCCAACGTGGTCGCCGAGGCCATGGCCTGTGGCGTGCCCTGCGCGGTCACCGACGTCGGAGATTCGGCTTTGATCGTCGGAGATACCGGTCGCATCGTAGCGCCGCGAGATCCCGAGGCCCTGGCGGCGGCGGTGAGCCGCCTGCTGGCCTTCTCGCAGGAAGAGCGCCGAGAGCTGGGAAGGCGAGCGCGACAGCGCATCGAGGAGCGATACTCCCTGGCCGCCGTCACCGCCCGCTACGACCAGGTCTACCAGCGAATTCTCGCCGGCGAGAGCGTCGATCAGGTTCGGGAAGCCCTGGACGCCTCGGTAGATGCACCAGTCGATGCCCCAGCTGGCCCGTCAGAGCCGCCGGCACCGAACTCGATGCTCCCCGACTCCGACGACCGTTCTAGGGCCGAGACGCCCAACAACAAGCCATAG